In a genomic window of Tursiops truncatus isolate mTurTru1 chromosome 7, mTurTru1.mat.Y, whole genome shotgun sequence:
- the RPE gene encoding ribulose-phosphate 3-epimerase isoform X7, with protein MHMMVSRPEQWVKPMAVAGANQYTFHLEATENPGALIKDIRENGMKVGLAIKPGTTVEYLAPWANQIDMALVMTVEPGFGGQKFMEDMMPKVKEVFGSGVHWLRTQFPSLDIEVDGGVGPDTIHKCAEAGANMIVSGSAIMRSEDPRSVINLLRNVCSEAAQKRSLDR; from the exons ATGCACATGATGGTGTCCAGGCCGGAACAGTGGGTAAAACCAATGGCTGTAGCAGGAGCCAATCAATATACTTTTCATCTCGAGGCTACTGAGAACCCGGGGGCTTTGATCAAAGACATTCGAGAGAATGGAATGAAG GTTGGCCTTGCTATCAAACCGGGAACTACAGTTGAGTATTTGGCACCATGGGCTAATCAGATAGATATGGCCTTGGTTATGACAGTGGAACCTGGGTTTGGAGGGCAGAAATTCATGGAAGATATGATGCCAAAGGTAAAAGAAGTATTTGGTTCTGGG GTTCACTGGTTGAGGACCCAGTTCCCGTCTTTGGACATTGAGGTTGATGGTGGAGTAGGTCCTGACACCATCCATAAATGCGCAGAG GCAGGAGCTAACATGATTGTGTCTGGCAGTGCCATTATGAGGAGTGAAGACCCCAGATCTGTGATCAACCTGTTAAGAAATGTTTGCTCAGAAGCTGCTCAGAAACGTTCTCTTGATCGATGA
- the RPE gene encoding ribulose-phosphate 3-epimerase isoform X6 yields MHFVPNITFGHPVVESLRKQLGQDPFFDMHMMVSRPEQWVKPMAVAGANQYTFHLEATENPGALIKDIRENGMKVGLAIKPGTTVEYLAPWANQIDMALVMTVEPGFGGQKFMEDMMPKVKEVFGSGVHWLRTQFPSLDIEVDGGVGPDTIHKCAEAGANMIVSGSAIMRSEDPRSVINLLRNVCSEAAQKRSLDR; encoded by the exons AT GCATTTTGTTCCCAACATCACCTTTGGTCACCCTGTGGTAGAAAGCCTCCGAAAGCAGCTAGGCCAGGACCCTTTCTTTG ACATGCACATGATGGTGTCCAGGCCGGAACAGTGGGTAAAACCAATGGCTGTAGCAGGAGCCAATCAATATACTTTTCATCTCGAGGCTACTGAGAACCCGGGGGCTTTGATCAAAGACATTCGAGAGAATGGAATGAAG GTTGGCCTTGCTATCAAACCGGGAACTACAGTTGAGTATTTGGCACCATGGGCTAATCAGATAGATATGGCCTTGGTTATGACAGTGGAACCTGGGTTTGGAGGGCAGAAATTCATGGAAGATATGATGCCAAAGGTAAAAGAAGTATTTGGTTCTGGG GTTCACTGGTTGAGGACCCAGTTCCCGTCTTTGGACATTGAGGTTGATGGTGGAGTAGGTCCTGACACCATCCATAAATGCGCAGAG GCAGGAGCTAACATGATTGTGTCTGGCAGTGCCATTATGAGGAGTGAAGACCCCAGATCTGTGATCAACCTGTTAAGAAATGTTTGCTCAGAAGCTGCTCAGAAACGTTCTCTTGATCGATGA
- the RPE gene encoding ribulose-phosphate 3-epimerase isoform X5, protein MASGCKIGPSILNSDLASLGAECLRMLDSGADYLHLDAPCSSGRSVFYMHMMVSRPEQWVKPMAVAGANQYTFHLEATENPGALIKDIRENGMKVGLAIKPGTTVEYLAPWANQIDMALVMTVEPGFGGQKFMEDMMPKVKEVFGSGVHWLRTQFPSLDIEVDGGVGPDTIHKCAEAGANMIVSGSAIMRSEDPRSVINLLRNVCSEAAQKRSLDR, encoded by the exons ATGGCGTCTGGCTGCAAGATTGGCCCGTCCATCCTCAACAGCGACCTGGCCAGTTTAGGGGCGGAGTGCCTTCGGATGCTGGACTCTGGGGCCGATTATCTGCACCTGGAT GCACCCTGCTCTTCAGGGAGGTCAGTTTTTT ACATGCACATGATGGTGTCCAGGCCGGAACAGTGGGTAAAACCAATGGCTGTAGCAGGAGCCAATCAATATACTTTTCATCTCGAGGCTACTGAGAACCCGGGGGCTTTGATCAAAGACATTCGAGAGAATGGAATGAAG GTTGGCCTTGCTATCAAACCGGGAACTACAGTTGAGTATTTGGCACCATGGGCTAATCAGATAGATATGGCCTTGGTTATGACAGTGGAACCTGGGTTTGGAGGGCAGAAATTCATGGAAGATATGATGCCAAAGGTAAAAGAAGTATTTGGTTCTGGG GTTCACTGGTTGAGGACCCAGTTCCCGTCTTTGGACATTGAGGTTGATGGTGGAGTAGGTCCTGACACCATCCATAAATGCGCAGAG GCAGGAGCTAACATGATTGTGTCTGGCAGTGCCATTATGAGGAGTGAAGACCCCAGATCTGTGATCAACCTGTTAAGAAATGTTTGCTCAGAAGCTGCTCAGAAACGTTCTCTTGATCGATGA
- the RPE gene encoding ribulose-phosphate 3-epimerase isoform X3, translated as MASGCKIGPSILNSDLASLGAECLRMLDSGADYLHLDAPCSSGRHFVPNITFGHPVVESLRKQLGQDPFFDMHMMVSRPEQWVKPMAVAGANQYTFHLEATENPGALIKDIRENGMKVGLAIKPGTTVEYLAPWANQIDMALVMTVEPGFGGQKFMEDMMPKVHWLRTQFPSLDIEVDGGVGPDTIHKCAEAGANMIVSGSAIMRSEDPRSVINLLRNVCSEAAQKRSLDR; from the exons ATGGCGTCTGGCTGCAAGATTGGCCCGTCCATCCTCAACAGCGACCTGGCCAGTTTAGGGGCGGAGTGCCTTCGGATGCTGGACTCTGGGGCCGATTATCTGCACCTGGAT GCACCCTGCTCTTCAGGGAG GCATTTTGTTCCCAACATCACCTTTGGTCACCCTGTGGTAGAAAGCCTCCGAAAGCAGCTAGGCCAGGACCCTTTCTTTG ACATGCACATGATGGTGTCCAGGCCGGAACAGTGGGTAAAACCAATGGCTGTAGCAGGAGCCAATCAATATACTTTTCATCTCGAGGCTACTGAGAACCCGGGGGCTTTGATCAAAGACATTCGAGAGAATGGAATGAAG GTTGGCCTTGCTATCAAACCGGGAACTACAGTTGAGTATTTGGCACCATGGGCTAATCAGATAGATATGGCCTTGGTTATGACAGTGGAACCTGGGTTTGGAGGGCAGAAATTCATGGAAGATATGATGCCAAAG GTTCACTGGTTGAGGACCCAGTTCCCGTCTTTGGACATTGAGGTTGATGGTGGAGTAGGTCCTGACACCATCCATAAATGCGCAGAG GCAGGAGCTAACATGATTGTGTCTGGCAGTGCCATTATGAGGAGTGAAGACCCCAGATCTGTGATCAACCTGTTAAGAAATGTTTGCTCAGAAGCTGCTCAGAAACGTTCTCTTGATCGATGA
- the RPE gene encoding ribulose-phosphate 3-epimerase isoform X1 — MASGCKIGPSILNSDLASLGAECLRMLDSGADYLHLDAPCSSGRHFVPNITFGHPVVESLRKQLGQDPFFDMHMMVSRPEQWVKPMAVAGANQYTFHLEATENPGALIKDIRENGMKVGLAIKPGTTVEYLAPWANQIDMALVMTVEPGFGGQKFMEDMMPKVKEVFGSGVHWLRTQFPSLDIEVDGGVGPDTIHKCAEAGANMIVSGSAIMRSEDPRSVINLLRNVCSEAAQKRSLDR; from the exons ATGGCGTCTGGCTGCAAGATTGGCCCGTCCATCCTCAACAGCGACCTGGCCAGTTTAGGGGCGGAGTGCCTTCGGATGCTGGACTCTGGGGCCGATTATCTGCACCTGGAT GCACCCTGCTCTTCAGGGAG GCATTTTGTTCCCAACATCACCTTTGGTCACCCTGTGGTAGAAAGCCTCCGAAAGCAGCTAGGCCAGGACCCTTTCTTTG ACATGCACATGATGGTGTCCAGGCCGGAACAGTGGGTAAAACCAATGGCTGTAGCAGGAGCCAATCAATATACTTTTCATCTCGAGGCTACTGAGAACCCGGGGGCTTTGATCAAAGACATTCGAGAGAATGGAATGAAG GTTGGCCTTGCTATCAAACCGGGAACTACAGTTGAGTATTTGGCACCATGGGCTAATCAGATAGATATGGCCTTGGTTATGACAGTGGAACCTGGGTTTGGAGGGCAGAAATTCATGGAAGATATGATGCCAAAGGTAAAAGAAGTATTTGGTTCTGGG GTTCACTGGTTGAGGACCCAGTTCCCGTCTTTGGACATTGAGGTTGATGGTGGAGTAGGTCCTGACACCATCCATAAATGCGCAGAG GCAGGAGCTAACATGATTGTGTCTGGCAGTGCCATTATGAGGAGTGAAGACCCCAGATCTGTGATCAACCTGTTAAGAAATGTTTGCTCAGAAGCTGCTCAGAAACGTTCTCTTGATCGATGA
- the RPE gene encoding ribulose-phosphate 3-epimerase isoform X4, which translates to MASGCKIGPSILNSDLASLGAECLRMLDSGADYLHLDVMDGHFVPNITFGHPVVESLRKQLGQDPFFDMHMMVSRPEQWVKPMAVAGANQYTFHLEATENPGALIKDIRENGMKVGLAIKPGTTVEYLAPWANQIDMALVMTVEPGFGGQKFMEDMMPKVHWLRTQFPSLDIEVDGGVGPDTIHKCAEAGANMIVSGSAIMRSEDPRSVINLLRNVCSEAAQKRSLDR; encoded by the exons ATGGCGTCTGGCTGCAAGATTGGCCCGTCCATCCTCAACAGCGACCTGGCCAGTTTAGGGGCGGAGTGCCTTCGGATGCTGGACTCTGGGGCCGATTATCTGCACCTGGATGTAATGGACGG GCATTTTGTTCCCAACATCACCTTTGGTCACCCTGTGGTAGAAAGCCTCCGAAAGCAGCTAGGCCAGGACCCTTTCTTTG ACATGCACATGATGGTGTCCAGGCCGGAACAGTGGGTAAAACCAATGGCTGTAGCAGGAGCCAATCAATATACTTTTCATCTCGAGGCTACTGAGAACCCGGGGGCTTTGATCAAAGACATTCGAGAGAATGGAATGAAG GTTGGCCTTGCTATCAAACCGGGAACTACAGTTGAGTATTTGGCACCATGGGCTAATCAGATAGATATGGCCTTGGTTATGACAGTGGAACCTGGGTTTGGAGGGCAGAAATTCATGGAAGATATGATGCCAAAG GTTCACTGGTTGAGGACCCAGTTCCCGTCTTTGGACATTGAGGTTGATGGTGGAGTAGGTCCTGACACCATCCATAAATGCGCAGAG GCAGGAGCTAACATGATTGTGTCTGGCAGTGCCATTATGAGGAGTGAAGACCCCAGATCTGTGATCAACCTGTTAAGAAATGTTTGCTCAGAAGCTGCTCAGAAACGTTCTCTTGATCGATGA
- the RPE gene encoding ribulose-phosphate 3-epimerase isoform X2 produces MASGCKIGPSILNSDLASLGAECLRMLDSGADYLHLDVMDGHFVPNITFGHPVVESLRKQLGQDPFFDMHMMVSRPEQWVKPMAVAGANQYTFHLEATENPGALIKDIRENGMKVGLAIKPGTTVEYLAPWANQIDMALVMTVEPGFGGQKFMEDMMPKVKEVFGSGVHWLRTQFPSLDIEVDGGVGPDTIHKCAEAGANMIVSGSAIMRSEDPRSVINLLRNVCSEAAQKRSLDR; encoded by the exons ATGGCGTCTGGCTGCAAGATTGGCCCGTCCATCCTCAACAGCGACCTGGCCAGTTTAGGGGCGGAGTGCCTTCGGATGCTGGACTCTGGGGCCGATTATCTGCACCTGGATGTAATGGACGG GCATTTTGTTCCCAACATCACCTTTGGTCACCCTGTGGTAGAAAGCCTCCGAAAGCAGCTAGGCCAGGACCCTTTCTTTG ACATGCACATGATGGTGTCCAGGCCGGAACAGTGGGTAAAACCAATGGCTGTAGCAGGAGCCAATCAATATACTTTTCATCTCGAGGCTACTGAGAACCCGGGGGCTTTGATCAAAGACATTCGAGAGAATGGAATGAAG GTTGGCCTTGCTATCAAACCGGGAACTACAGTTGAGTATTTGGCACCATGGGCTAATCAGATAGATATGGCCTTGGTTATGACAGTGGAACCTGGGTTTGGAGGGCAGAAATTCATGGAAGATATGATGCCAAAGGTAAAAGAAGTATTTGGTTCTGGG GTTCACTGGTTGAGGACCCAGTTCCCGTCTTTGGACATTGAGGTTGATGGTGGAGTAGGTCCTGACACCATCCATAAATGCGCAGAG GCAGGAGCTAACATGATTGTGTCTGGCAGTGCCATTATGAGGAGTGAAGACCCCAGATCTGTGATCAACCTGTTAAGAAATGTTTGCTCAGAAGCTGCTCAGAAACGTTCTCTTGATCGATGA